A single Cyanobacteria bacterium GSL.Bin1 DNA region contains:
- a CDS encoding alkaline phosphatase family protein has product MKKTVVLNVVGLSQKLLGEHTPKLSRWLAEGKLATIEPVLPAVTCTAQSTYLTGEWPNKTGIIANGWYFRDRCEVKFWQQSNQLVQAPKIWEIARKLDPSFTCANLFWWYNMYSTVDYSVTPRPMYPADGRKFPDIYTHPADFRSQLQTELGQFPLFKFWGPTTSSESSQWIAKSAKWLEKRVSPTLTLIYLPHLDYCQQKFTCEADQIATDLQEIDEICGDLIEFYEDQGAQVIILSEYGITPVKQPVHINRLLRKEGLVQVREELGRELLDPGASQAFAVADHQIAHVYVNDLTVLSSVKRLLEATEGIDFVLDEVGKEKYHLNHERSGELVAVAKPEAWFTYYYWLDDQVAPDFARTVDIHRKPGYDPVEMYIDPEIKFPQLKIASKLLQKKLGFRYLMDIIPLDASLVQGSHGHIPASSQDHPVLMTRQSDLLANNQINAVDVFQVILAHLKNSLI; this is encoded by the coding sequence ATGAAAAAAACAGTTGTTCTTAATGTTGTTGGTTTAAGCCAGAAACTTTTGGGAGAGCACACGCCCAAATTAAGTCGCTGGCTCGCTGAAGGAAAACTAGCTACGATTGAACCGGTTCTTCCTGCGGTGACTTGTACAGCCCAAAGTACTTACTTAACTGGAGAATGGCCGAATAAAACGGGCATTATTGCCAATGGTTGGTACTTTCGCGATCGCTGTGAAGTCAAATTTTGGCAACAGTCAAATCAGTTAGTACAAGCCCCTAAAATTTGGGAAATCGCTCGTAAGCTTGACCCGTCTTTTACCTGCGCCAATTTGTTTTGGTGGTACAACATGTACTCCACTGTGGACTATTCGGTGACGCCGCGTCCGATGTATCCGGCAGATGGTCGGAAGTTTCCAGATATCTATACCCACCCGGCTGATTTTCGTTCGCAATTGCAGACCGAACTCGGTCAGTTTCCCCTCTTTAAGTTTTGGGGGCCAACAACATCTTCCGAATCAAGCCAATGGATTGCCAAATCAGCAAAATGGTTGGAAAAAAGAGTGAGTCCCACTTTAACCTTAATCTACTTACCCCACCTCGACTATTGCCAGCAAAAATTTACTTGTGAAGCCGATCAAATTGCAACTGATCTCCAAGAAATTGACGAAATATGTGGCGATTTAATTGAGTTCTACGAAGATCAAGGCGCACAAGTGATCATTCTTTCAGAATATGGTATCACCCCAGTTAAGCAACCGGTTCATATTAACCGTTTGCTGCGCAAGGAAGGATTGGTGCAAGTGCGAGAAGAATTAGGTCGAGAACTCCTTGATCCCGGTGCTAGTCAAGCCTTTGCTGTTGCCGATCATCAAATTGCCCACGTTTATGTTAATGATCTCACCGTGCTCTCAAGCGTGAAACGTCTATTGGAAGCTACAGAAGGCATTGATTTTGTCTTAGATGAAGTCGGTAAGGAAAAATATCATCTCAATCATGAACGGAGCGGAGAATTAGTAGCAGTTGCGAAGCCAGAAGCATGGTTTACCTACTATTACTGGTTAGACGATCAAGTTGCTCCTGATTTTGCCCGCACGGTCGATATTCATCGTAAGCCCGGATATGATCCTGTAGAAATGTACATCGACCCAGAGATTAAGTTTCCCCAATTAAAAATTGCTAGTAAATTACTACAAAAGAAACTTGGTTTCCGCTACTTAATGGATATCATTCCCTTAGATGCTAGCCTTGTTCAGGGGTCGCACGGGCATATTCCAGCATCATCTCAAGATCATCCCGTGTTGATGACTCGGCA
- the eboE gene encoding metabolite traffic protein EboE — translation MRLSCDSPYHLTYCTNIHPGEHWQSVFTNLQTYIPQLKQKVSPNQPFGIGLRLANIASEELLSGNALAEFQDWLTAQHCYVFTLNGFPYGGFHHQVVKEQVYAPDWSQTERFHYTQRLVTILGTLLPESLDGGISTVPLSYKPWWQPYPEQLSVIFKSSVHHLAAIAAEMAQVEATTGKLLHLDLEPEPDALLENTDEVIAFYQDWLLTVGVKYLQREWGVNFSTAERWLKRHIRVCYDTCHFAVAYEDPATTFANFQQAGIAIGKFQLSAAIRIPIPRELSQRQALYHSLEPFAESTYLHQVIEQQANRSLNHYSDLGDALTTLNTTTATEWRTHFHVPIFIDRYPPFFSTQDHIADILKQLPQVPDCSHLEIETYTWEVLPSDLKLDLLSSIQREYEWVLATLPQSLVMTH, via the coding sequence ATGCGTTTAAGCTGCGACTCCCCTTACCATCTGACTTACTGCACCAATATTCACCCGGGAGAACATTGGCAGTCTGTCTTTACTAACTTACAAACCTATATTCCTCAACTAAAACAGAAGGTTTCCCCAAACCAACCATTCGGAATTGGGTTACGTCTAGCCAATATAGCGAGTGAGGAATTACTATCAGGAAATGCCTTAGCCGAATTTCAAGATTGGTTAACCGCACAGCATTGCTATGTTTTTACGCTCAATGGTTTTCCTTATGGTGGATTTCATCATCAAGTGGTTAAAGAGCAGGTTTATGCCCCCGATTGGTCGCAAACAGAGCGTTTTCATTATACCCAACGTTTGGTTACAATTTTAGGAACCCTGCTTCCAGAGAGCTTAGATGGGGGGATTTCTACCGTTCCTTTATCTTATAAACCCTGGTGGCAGCCCTATCCCGAGCAATTGTCTGTCATTTTTAAGAGTAGCGTTCATCATCTTGCCGCGATCGCTGCCGAAATGGCACAGGTAGAAGCAACAACTGGCAAATTACTCCACCTTGACCTCGAACCGGAACCGGATGCTCTACTGGAAAATACTGATGAAGTGATCGCTTTCTATCAAGATTGGCTATTAACGGTGGGCGTGAAGTATTTGCAAAGAGAGTGGGGCGTTAATTTTTCTACGGCAGAACGCTGGCTTAAACGACATATTCGGGTGTGTTACGATACTTGCCATTTTGCTGTGGCATACGAAGACCCTGCGACGACGTTTGCCAACTTCCAACAAGCCGGAATTGCCATTGGTAAGTTCCAACTCAGTGCAGCGATTCGGATTCCGATACCAAGGGAATTATCACAACGACAAGCCCTATATCACTCTCTAGAACCCTTTGCCGAATCGACTTATTTACATCAGGTCATTGAGCAGCAAGCTAATCGTTCGCTCAATCACTACTCTGATTTAGGAGATGCCCTGACTACTTTAAATACGACTACTGCCACTGAATGGCGTACCCATTTCCATGTGCCCATTTTTATTGACCGGTATCCGCCCTTTTTCTCGACGCAAGACCACATTGCTGACATTCTCAAACAACTTCCTCAAGTTCCTGATTGCAGCCACCTAGAAATTGAAACCTATACTTGGGAAGTTTTGCCCTCTGACCTCAAACTCGATCTGCTCTCCTCAATTCAGCGGGAGTATGAATGGGTTTTAGCCACTTTACCTCAATCTCTTGTAATGACTCATTAG